One genomic region from Bactrocera tryoni isolate S06 chromosome 3, CSIRO_BtryS06_freeze2, whole genome shotgun sequence encodes:
- the LOC120771467 gene encoding 10 kDa heat shock protein, mitochondrial-like yields the protein MTSLIKRVIPTLDRILVRRAEAANVTKGGIVLTEKGVERMVEGTVVAVGPGSRNPQSGNYIPMGVKEGDRVLLPKYGGTRVDMEDQKEYVLYREADILAKLE from the coding sequence ATGACTTCGCTTATAAAACGCGTCATTCCCACATTGGATCGCATTTTGGTGCGACGCGCTGAGGCGGCCAACGTCACCAAAGGTGGCATTGTGCTCACCGAGAAGGGTGTGGAACGCATGGTGGAGGGTACTGTTGTGGCCGTCGGTCCCGGTTCGCGTAACCCGCAAAGTGGCAATTACATACCGATGGGCGTGAAGGAAGGCGATCGTGTGCTATTGCCGAAGTACGGCGGCACACGCGTCGACATGGAGGACCAAAAAGAGTATGTGCTCTATCGTGAAGCGGACATTTTGGCCAAATTGGAGTAG